The Methanosarcina barkeri str. Wiesmoor DNA segment TGTTTTATATAATTAATTTATTCAAAACCACATAATACCTATAAAATAACTTTATATAATTGGTATAAAATCATTATTATGTCGAAAGGAAATGGAGTCCAAAAGTAAGATAGATAAATAGATTCTGAAGCCAAGCTGAAAAGACATCTGCCGATCAGTATGGCAACTCAGTATATTGAGAGTGACATTCGACAGCCAACCACCTGAGTATCAATGAAAGGTGATTGCATTATTGGACAGAAAGAGCCTGGAAAATGACGATAAAAACTGATTTTCCAGGCCCTTGCCTAATACCGCTTGACAGTTTCCACCAGAAACCGTCGAGGTCGACCTGGAGAAAGATAGAAAAGATCCATATCCGGGCTATTTTGTATTATCTCGGGCTTTATATATATACTTACTGGGAAGTATCGACCGAAGGCTCTCAAGAACCTGTCGAATACTAACCGGAAAAAATAGAGAATCCACATAATGGAAAGGCGCTGACAACTGTAAAAAGCCGCACAATCCGAAATCGGTAAAAGCAACATGCAAATCCAGTTAGAGAAGCAGGCCGGTATGAAATACAATTGGTCTTTCTGTAATTTGATTGAAGTTATTTTCAAACATATTTGTATAGTTTTCGTATTTTTTGTTCCACACTTTAATCAGGTTAGTTTCACACTTTAATCAGGTTAGCTAGAGCAAGCTACCTTAGTTCATGAAAAGTAAAACGTTAGTTAAACTGGATATTGCTCATGAAATACCTACCAGTTAGCGAAAGATCACAAACTACTCCCATATTGAGAAATAGACGGTATTTTTGTGGATTTTTATGAAGTCTATTAGAACTGCAAAATTTGTGCCATCATTGATGATATATCAAAAAAGTTAGTTAAATATTATATAAAGTGATTTCATAAAAATTTGAAAGTTGGATGATTTGGATCATTAGGGATTATCTGGAGTGTGAAAATATGGCCAAAGAGAATAAAATTCCGAAGCGGAATTATTTACGGATAAAACAAATGAATATACACTATCTAACAGATATATATTTTGGAGAAAAAAATGCTGGGACGACACACACACTGGAAATTTATAATAATTTATCAAAAAAAAATGAAGTCCATTTGATATGTCAAAAACCACAGACTGAAATTGAAATCAAAAATAAATGTTATATTCCACTTTTTGGTACCAAGCGTGTAAAGCGCACTATTCTGTTGAATTTTCTATTCTGGATGATATACCCCCTATACATATTAATCAAAAAAAAACCAGACATATTTTATCAGCGATTTGATGGAACATTATTCTTATCCCCCTCATTGATATTCTCTAAATTATTTAATATCCCTCTGGTTATGGAAGTTAATGGGAATATGCTTGACGAGATATCAATGAGACACGAGCCACAGGTTTATGTGAAACTCATAAAACTATGTGAAAAAAGTTATTACTCAAAAGCAAGCAGGATAATTACAGTCACTGAAGGAATAAAACAAGAAATAATCAAAAAGTACCGCATTCCTGAAGAAAAAATAGAGGTAATAGGAAACGGAGTAAATACAGATATATTCAGGCCATTGAATAAGAGATCAAATTTGAAAACGAAATACGGGCTTGATAAAAACAATGTTGTTGCTTTTGCTGGCATTCTAGTAGAATGGCAGGGACTTAAATATCTCATAGAAGCCGCACCTGCAATTTTGAAAGAAGAAACAGAAACAATATTTTTAATAATCGGGGATGGGCCTTTAAAAAACGATCTGATTCAAAAAGTTAAAGATCTAAATATAGATAAAAAATTCATATTCACAGGTTTCGTATCCTATGATGAAGTGCCACTATATATAAATGCAAGTGATGTTTGCGTGGTACCTAAGATACCCCTAAAGTCTGGCTATTCTCCTTTAAAATTATATGAATATATGGCGTGCGGAAAAGCTGTCATAGCAAGTGATGTGAGAGGATTTGAAATACTGAATCAAGTAAAAGCAGGAGTTTTGGTTGAGCCGCAAAACTCTCAGAAACTATCTGAGGCTATTTTACAAGTGCTAAAGGACGGAGCTTTAAAAAATGAAATGGGAAAACGTGGGCGTAACGAAGTGTTGATGCACTACAGTTGGGGAAATGTGGCTCAGAAAACAGAAGAATTATTTATAAACACATTAAATGAAAATTATATAAATTCTAAACGTTTGAGGGCAAGTTCCAGACTTTAAAGAGTGAACTCTAAACATTTGAGAGTAAGTTCTAAATATTTGAGAGTAAGTTCTAAATATTTGAGAGTAAGTTCTAAATATTTGAGGATAAAATGAAAATAGTATCTATTGTCGGAGCTCGTCCTCAATTCATCAAGTGTGCACCTCTTTCTCGACTTATACGAGAAAAACACGAAGAAATACTCATACATACAGGTCAGCATTACGACACAGGAATGTCCGATATTTTCTTTGATGAACTAAAGATCCCTAAACCGAACTACAATCTTGGTGTAGGGTCCAACAGTCATGGAGTTCAAACTGGAAAAATGTTGATTGAAATTGAAAAAATTCTTCTAAGAGAAAGTCCCGACCTTGTCCTTGTATACGGGGACACGAACTCTACACTTGCAGGAGATCTTGCTGCTTCCAAATTACATATCAAAACTGCGCATATAGAAGCTGGTCTTCGGTCTTTTGATCGGTCCATGCCTGAAGAAATTAACAGAGTACTTACAGACCATACCTCAGACCTGCTTTTTTGCCCAACAGAAACTGCAGTCTTAAACCTAAAAAAAGAAGGAATCACAACAGGAGTCTATAATGTAGGAGATGTAATGCTTGATTCTTTGAAATATAACATAAGGATTGCAGAACAAAAAGCTACAATTCTGGGGAAGCTGAACCTTAACTCAAAAGAATATATTGTTGCAACTGTTCATCGGGCTTCGAACACTGACAGCTTTGAAAACCTTTCCTCCATAACAAACGCTTTCTGTCACACAGGTGTTTCCATTGTATTTACAGTTCACCCTAGAACTGAAAAGTATCTGAAACAGTACGGTCTCTGGAATAAATTGTGTGAAAAAGTTAAAGTCATTCCTCCCCTTGGATACCTGGAAATGCTAAAGCTCATGGTTCATGCAAAGAAGATCCTTACAGACTCAGGAGGCGTGCAGAAAGAAGCTTACATGCTTGGAGTACCCTGCATAACTATGAGGGAAAATACCGAATGGGTGGAAACTATAGAGGATGGAGGGAATGTACTTGTTGGAACGGACTATGAGAAAATCATGGATGCAATTTTAAATTTTAAAGGTGTTCCCGTAAAAGGGAACTTTTTCGGAAATGGGAATGCATGTGCGGAAATTTGTAAAACATTAAACAAATTGTAATAAAGTTCCCACTGAAATATTTTATATGACTTTCTCCTTCTTTAATTCGTAAAACGGTGTGATCTGTTGTCAGAACTCCAAAAATTTACATCTGATGTTGGTGTTACATTTATAGCTTCTGCTATAGGTATGCTTTTAGGATTTCCTATAACCGTACTCTTGGGACGATATTTAGGAGCCGATGATCTGGGTCTTTATCGAATGGTGAACACCATCTTTGGAAGTCTTATGCTGTTTGTCACTATTGGAGTTCCTGCAGCTATTATAAAATATGTGGCTGAATTTCGTGACAACGAAGAAAAAATAGCACAAATTGTGTCTGCAGGTTTAATCACATCTGTTTTATTGGGATTATTTTCTTTCATATTTATTTATCTGAGTACAAATTTATTCGCGAAATTATTTAACATGCCTGAACTTTCAGGCCTATTGAAAATTCTTGCTTTTGCGTTTCCATTTTCTATTATTAATAGTACACTTCTTGGTCTTCTCAATGGCTTGAGAGAAATGACTAAAAACGCATGGGCCACCATAGTTCAGAGTACATTTTTACTAATTTTTACTTTTCTCCTAGTTTTTAAGTACGGCGTCAATGGCGCAGTTACTGGGATCGTACTCTCATCTGCTCTGACAACACTGCTTTTGATATCTGTTCAAAAGATTTCCAAGATAACATTTTCCAATTTGTATGGAGCAGTTGTTCAGATTATTGATTTTGGTTCAAAAACAGTGCTTGCAAATGCAATAAATCTTATTAATTACCAGGCAGATATCCTGATGATTGGGTACTTTATGACCAAAACAGATGTTGGAGTTTATAGCGTTGCAGTTATGTTTGCAAAGCTTATCTGGATTTTTCCCGATTCACTTCAGAAAATTACTTTCCCTCTTATCTCTGAATACCATGCAAAAAAAATGAGCGATTCAATAACAACTGTAGTTGACAGATGTATGAAATATAGTTGTCTTTTTTTGACTTTTTTCACTACTTTTTTTATTTTTTTCGGAGAAAAGGTTGTAGCTCTCATCTTTGGAGCTGAATTTGAACTCTCATACATTCCATTAATCATTTTGCTCATTGGAACTCTTTTTTATGGAATAACTAAATCTGTAGGGTCTATTTTTGCAAGCATTGGAAAAGTTAATCTTGTCTACAAAATTCCTTTGGTTTCAGCAACATTTAACATTATTATTAATATAGTCTTGATCCCAACTTATGGTATCAATGGAGGAGCCCTTGCAACAAGTTTTTCTCTGATTATCAGTATGATTCTAATGCTTCATTTTATGAAGTCCCTTTTAGAGATTAAGTTTGACTTCTGGTGGTATTTTAAAATCTTTGGTATTACAATGTTTTTAATTCTTGTCTACCTAATAATAGTAAACAAGTATAACATATTACTTGGATTAGTTTTAATGGCTTTACAATATGTTATATTTTTCAGATTTTTTATCCCAGTTGAGGATAAACAAATATTATATAAAGTAATTTCTACCAATGGGAGAAATTATTAAATATTACTGTTTGGTAAGATCTTGAATCAGTTTTGCAAAATCTTTCTTCCAAATATTTGTTGAAAATTCTGAGACAATGATGATCCAGAGAACTTTTTGTAACAAGCATGAAATCTGAAGCAAGAGTAAATATTTGTAATATTTTTAAGGTGTTTGGTTTTCTCATAAATTGAAAATATATCGAAATATAATTAAGATTTTACTGTTTGCACGATTTAGAGAGGAAAGACTAAAGACCAGAAAATAATGAAAAGTTTCTGAATTCAAGTTCAACTCTCAATTCCGCAAATTTGCAATCTCTTGAGCAAAAAAATTGTGATTAACTTCAGCATTATAATTTAACCTCCAATTTTCTTTGCTTTTTCTCTTTTTATCAGCAATTTGATTTGGATTATCAATAAATTTCAATATTGCATCTGCGATATCCATAGGGGTCGGATCACTATCAAGCAACAATCCAACTTCATCCGATACTATTTCGTGGGTCCCGCCAACATCGGTAGCTATCACTGGTATACCGCAGCTCTGGGCCTCCATTATTGATACCGGTATGCCTTCTGACGCACTGACATTAATAAAAACATCTACATTGTGTTGCCGATAATATTCGATCACTCCTTTATCTGGTAAAAATCCTGTAAAATTATATTTTACATTTTCAGGTAAAACTTCTGATGCTAGTTTTTTAATGCTCTGTTCAAGTGGACCATAGCCGATATGTGTCCATTCAATTCTCTTGCTTGGTCGAAGAATACAAAACTCTTTTAATCCATTTATTAGCAGGTGCAATCTTTTAACTGGCACAATATAGGAACATGATACTATTCTGAAAATTCCATCTACAGATGGAGAAGTAATAAAATGTGAATCTGTTACCCCTAACCTTATAGTTTGATATTTTTCTAAATAAGTTGGATATTTTTTTTCTAGATACTCCTTCCCACTATTTGATATCAAGAATACTTTTGATATTAATGAAAATGTTTCATTCCTTAAGGTAATATGTGCTGAGCTATACTGATCTTCATACAAATCGCCCCTGTGTGCTCTTGAAATCACAACAATGTCTGGATACTCTTCTTTTAATAAACCGAGACCTAAGGTCGAAGCACTGAGCCAGTAAGTATAAAATATAGTATTTTGTGGAGCAAAATCATGCTTTTTTATACAGTTTGAAGCCCATTTTTTTATGATAAAGGCATCAGATATAAATTCTCCCAACAATTTAAAGGATTTAATATTTGTGATGATTGCTGGTTTTTTAATAATTTCAGTATAAAATAACTTTGATCTCAAACATAAAAATATCTTCATTAATACACTCCTAATCTTCCCAATTTTGGAATATATGATCAGAGAATCATCTAGTACACATACTTTAGGGAGATTCCGAGCTATCTTTTCAGTGGCATCGGGGAGATATTGAGGCACGAGAATTATTTTATTAAAATATGAACATAGACATGAGATTTCAGGATCTAAAAATGATTCTCTAATTGCCCCATAGGGATATGAAAACGTGATTAAAACAAGAATTGTCTCTTTTTTTGCTGTATCTTTTCTCATACTACCGCAACCATTAATAGCGTCTCCCTAGTTGGCGGATAGCGTTTGCAAATAAAATCAAAAAGTATACTTTTTGGATTAAGAGCATAAAAAACACCATTATCTCGTGGAAAGGGCACGCAAAAAAAGAATTTTTCGACTTCCATACCTGCTAATGTAACTATTTTTCCTAAAGTATATGGAGTGAACCAATATCTATGATCTGTATTGATATATTCTTTATTTAAAAAAGTATATTTCATATTCTGATACGAAAGAGCATTTGGAACTGTAATGACCAGTCTATCCACGATCCCATGGTATTTTTTTTGAACATCACTTAGAAAAAGGCATGGGTTGTCAATATGTTCTAATATTTCGCCCAATATCATATAATCCCAATGTTCTTCTTTTATAGCATTAAGCTCCTCCTCAATAATATCTCCGCATAAAACATCTTCATATCCTAAATTATTTTTAAGGTATTTAATGCCATCTTTATTGATATCAACTCCAATACACCGTTTTGAATTACTGCACAATCTACTGTGAAGCCAAGTATTATTTTCGATCTTGTTTTGAATCAATGGAATATGATCACAACATCCAAGATGGATAATTTTTTTGTCTTTTGACAATTGTTCTAATATGGAAATCCTATCTAAAATATAATTCTCTTTTTTAGAAATATCTAGGACTAATCCACTTGAAAAATTAGCTCCAATTAGATAGTTTTGTACAGATTTATCGAATTCCATTCATTCTACTCCATTATTTTCGAAAAGAACAATACTGAACCAAAAAGTCAGTCTCGGTTATTAGAAAGTTTCCAGTTCATCAAAAACTGTAACTTATGAACGTCTAGTATTATCAGAAAGATCATAACAGGGATGGAACCTATTTATCTCAGAAGAACTTTTAGCTTGCTCATGAATATCACATTTGAGTAATAAGTCATTAGAATTTATTAAAACTTTTCAATATTTTAAACATAACCGCTACAGAAGAAGAAATTTGTGCACTTAATTAACTGTTTAAGTGGTTTTGATTATTAATAATGTATACTTATTGTCAGATTTTGGCTGACAGCTCTTCCTTATACGACAGATTATTACCATGGCAACCTCAAGTGCGTGAATTTCTTTTACTCCTAAAATTTTGGTTCTTCTCTATTCATCACACAACACAGTTAGATGGTCAGGCCCATTAGTCCTGGTTCACGTTTCCAGCTTTGACGTCCGAACCAAGTTACTTTCATTCGCCTCGTACATCGATCTGGCTTCAAGAATGCCCCATAATTTTGGTTCTCAACATTGAAGGTGCATATACCTACGAGATCCCAAGTCAAAGTAAGCCAATTAATTGATTAATTTTCGGATCAAATTATGATTTGCTATTGGCTCTATGTAAAACCCTTAGTAACTCAAAACAGTCATCATTTCCCCCCATAAACATCATCAAATCTGAGAATATCACCTTCATCCATGAGCTCTATTGACTGCACCTCAATCATCTCCAGTTGGCCTTTTACGGATTCGATAGTATGTGCCTTTACCCGGCTTGTATAAATGTGCTTTTCCCAGGCCTCAGGAAAAAAGACAGATAAATGTACGTATGAATACATCATATTTAATACTATATGTAATGATAATTTTATTTAGTGATATTTTATTTAAAATTAATATTATTATTTATAAAAAAATGCATAGTTACTATTTTTGCCGTAAGCAGCTACTTATGAATTAATAAGCTAGAGTAGCCTTAATTTTTCATCTCTTCCCATATAATGTAAAGGAATATATTTTATTGTATCACCTTCATTGATACTTCTTTTCAGTTCAGGACGAGGAAATAGTAGAAAAGAAAATGATTCCGAAACCGAGGTCGTTCAGCTCTTTTCAAAGTTGACTTCTAACTCTGGTCAACGAGGCTAAAGAGTTGTTTTGCCAGATTTTATCAATGATCACTTAATCCTTTAGCCTCGATTTTTTCTCTTTTTTCAATTAAGGTTTATTCGTTTTCAGAATATATTCCCTGTCTTGTGTTTGTTGTCATATTTATGCAGTCACTTTTATATATTCTGTTTTTGTTACCGTGTTACTGCCTTTAGCATTCTTTACTGTCAAGTTAACCGTATATGTTCCTGCCTTGGAATACTTATGAATCGGGTTCTGGTGGAATGAATCTGATCCGTCTCCAAAGTCCCATATCCATTTAGCAGGTGTTCCTGTGCTTGTGTCAGTAAATTTAACCTTTAATGGTGCTTTTCCCGATGTAACACTACTGGTGAAGTTTGCAACCGGTTTTGTAATCACTATTATATATTCTGTTTTTGTTACCGTGTTCTTGCCTTTAGCATTCTTTACTGTTAAATTAACAGTATATATTCCTGCTTTTGAATACTTATGAATCGGATTCTGGTGGAATGACTTTGATCCGTCTCCAAAGTCCCATCTCCATTTAGCAGGGATTCCTGTGCTTGTGTCAGTAAAAGCAACATTCAATGGTGTTTTTCCAGAGGTTGGAGTTGCAGAAAAGTTTGCAACCGGTTTTGTTATTACTTTTATATATTCTGTTTTTGTTACCGTGTTCTTGCCTTTAGCATTCTTTACTGTCAAGTTAACCGTATATTCCCCTGCTTTTGAATACTTATGAGTCGGATTCTGAGCGAATGAACTTGATCCGTCTCCAAAGTTCCAGAACCAGGAAGTTGGAGAGCCAGTACTTGTATCAGTAAATTTAACCTTTAATGGTGTTTTTCCTGAAGTAGGAGACGCAGAAAATGCAGCTACAGGCTTTGCTGAAGAGGGACTGGAGACCTTAATGTACCCAGTTTTTACCTCAGAATCGCTTCCATCCTCGTTGGAAACCGTAAGGTTAACAGTGTAAGTACCGGCTGCAGCATAAGTGTAGATAGGGTTCTGCTCAGTGCTGTCTACATTGCCATCATTATCAAAGTCCCAAGAATAGGAAGAAACAGTGCCAGTTGAAGCGTCTGTAAACTGAACTTCAAGAGGTGCTGTACCGGTTGTTACATTTGTGGTAAAGTTAGCTACTGGTGCAGCTTCTTGTTCTTTCTGGTATTCAACGACAAGGATCTGCTGGAGCGCATCCATGCCTCCGTTTGTTGTGCCCTGGATTCCGGCCTCGTTTCCGGTTTCATTAATGTAATTTTTTACATTAAAGACCAGAGGGCTTGCTGAATTTGAACTTCCCTGCCATGCCAGGGTTGTCACAGTGTTTCCATTGAAGAGCAGGTTACCTTCATCGGGTCCGGCACTTCCTGCGAAACTGTACAGCGTAGCGTTCCTAACCTTACTTACATCAACGGACATACCCGTGAAAGGAGCATATGCTGTAGCTTCTTCGGAAGTGGTTCCATACCCGGAGGCAGATACACCAAGTTCGTCGCATTCTTCATTGATGAAGATCTGCTTCCTGGTTTCATTAGGGTTACGGTAGATCACAACAAGAGTGCTGGGGTATAGAGCATTGCTATTGCCAGCATTAGGCGCCATGACAAGACTGTTTCCTGCAGAGTTAAACTGGCTGGTCACATCAAAGGCATAAAGGCCATATTTATACTCAGCATACCCACCAAAATTGCTCTTGTCAGTGTATGGTGTTCCACCTGTAAGCTGCTTTCCGTTAAACGAAGCATTCCAGCTAGGTACTCCCCCAGAAGTGGTATCCCAGTTGTAGGCGAGATAGAGCCAGACCTTTTCTACGGTGGAGCCACTAGGGAGTGGAAGATCACTTGCAGTCCAGGTTTCGGTCCTGCCAGTCCAGCCAATAGCTTTGTAAAAAGTATCGGGTTGTGTGGAGTACAGAAGGTTACCCTGGAGATCATAGGTCTCTTTTGTGGTAATATCACTTCCACCTTTCCAGTAGCGTTTTCCTTTATACCCATTATATTTGACAGATTTAGCCAAACTGCTTTTGTTGTTGTTAGTCTCATTAGTTTCGGAGATCAGATTGTCAGGGTCAACAACTGCAGTATAGGTTACAGTGCTACCTTCCAGATTGCGTACGGTTGGGTCGATTATGGTCGCAGTTTCCGTTCCTCCACTGGACATGGATGCAATTGTTGTAGTGTTTACTGGAACTGAACTGGATACGTCGCTGGCATAAAGAGCTACCGAAATATTATTTAGGGTAACAGGGCCAGTATTCTTGACGTTAGTGACT contains these protein-coding regions:
- a CDS encoding glycosyltransferase family 4 protein, coding for MAKENKIPKRNYLRIKQMNIHYLTDIYFGEKNAGTTHTLEIYNNLSKKNEVHLICQKPQTEIEIKNKCYIPLFGTKRVKRTILLNFLFWMIYPLYILIKKKPDIFYQRFDGTLFLSPSLIFSKLFNIPLVMEVNGNMLDEISMRHEPQVYVKLIKLCEKSYYSKASRIITVTEGIKQEIIKKYRIPEEKIEVIGNGVNTDIFRPLNKRSNLKTKYGLDKNNVVAFAGILVEWQGLKYLIEAAPAILKEETETIFLIIGDGPLKNDLIQKVKDLNIDKKFIFTGFVSYDEVPLYINASDVCVVPKIPLKSGYSPLKLYEYMACGKAVIASDVRGFEILNQVKAGVLVEPQNSQKLSEAILQVLKDGALKNEMGKRGRNEVLMHYSWGNVAQKTEELFINTLNENYINSKRLRASSRL
- the wecB gene encoding non-hydrolyzing UDP-N-acetylglucosamine 2-epimerase, whose amino-acid sequence is MKIVSIVGARPQFIKCAPLSRLIREKHEEILIHTGQHYDTGMSDIFFDELKIPKPNYNLGVGSNSHGVQTGKMLIEIEKILLRESPDLVLVYGDTNSTLAGDLAASKLHIKTAHIEAGLRSFDRSMPEEINRVLTDHTSDLLFCPTETAVLNLKKEGITTGVYNVGDVMLDSLKYNIRIAEQKATILGKLNLNSKEYIVATVHRASNTDSFENLSSITNAFCHTGVSIVFTVHPRTEKYLKQYGLWNKLCEKVKVIPPLGYLEMLKLMVHAKKILTDSGGVQKEAYMLGVPCITMRENTEWVETIEDGGNVLVGTDYEKIMDAILNFKGVPVKGNFFGNGNACAEICKTLNKL
- a CDS encoding flippase, with amino-acid sequence MSELQKFTSDVGVTFIASAIGMLLGFPITVLLGRYLGADDLGLYRMVNTIFGSLMLFVTIGVPAAIIKYVAEFRDNEEKIAQIVSAGLITSVLLGLFSFIFIYLSTNLFAKLFNMPELSGLLKILAFAFPFSIINSTLLGLLNGLREMTKNAWATIVQSTFLLIFTFLLVFKYGVNGAVTGIVLSSALTTLLLISVQKISKITFSNLYGAVVQIIDFGSKTVLANAINLINYQADILMIGYFMTKTDVGVYSVAVMFAKLIWIFPDSLQKITFPLISEYHAKKMSDSITTVVDRCMKYSCLFLTFFTTFFIFFGEKVVALIFGAEFELSYIPLIILLIGTLFYGITKSVGSIFASIGKVNLVYKIPLVSATFNIIINIVLIPTYGINGGALATSFSLIISMILMLHFMKSLLEIKFDFWWYFKIFGITMFLILVYLIIVNKYNILLGLVLMALQYVIFFRFFIPVEDKQILYKVISTNGRNY
- a CDS encoding glycosyltransferase; protein product: MRKDTAKKETILVLITFSYPYGAIRESFLDPEISCLCSYFNKIILVPQYLPDATEKIARNLPKVCVLDDSLIIYSKIGKIRSVLMKIFLCLRSKLFYTEIIKKPAIITNIKSFKLLGEFISDAFIIKKWASNCIKKHDFAPQNTIFYTYWLSASTLGLGLLKEEYPDIVVISRAHRGDLYEDQYSSAHITLRNETFSLISKVFLISNSGKEYLEKKYPTYLEKYQTIRLGVTDSHFITSPSVDGIFRIVSCSYIVPVKRLHLLINGLKEFCILRPSKRIEWTHIGYGPLEQSIKKLASEVLPENVKYNFTGFLPDKGVIEYYRQHNVDVFINVSASEGIPVSIMEAQSCGIPVIATDVGGTHEIVSDEVGLLLDSDPTPMDIADAILKFIDNPNQIADKKRKSKENWRLNYNAEVNHNFFAQEIANLRN
- a CDS encoding DUF3344 domain-containing protein gives rise to the protein MILLTLILTSGVCLADNYVGGIPLTSVHNGTVSGGVYCDSYYGTADQAIHTDKTIDKTFTLPDDAEVEWATLLTTVYCGHMQNNYKGFANVSFNDQTLGNETLKVPYKYIINGGNDGKAYVQVNDHVDRVTSDYMMYYDVTSLVKSGENKATVHTEPTDEKFDGRIKLITLIVAYNDGSGKKIWYQVNRGHDADTYYSEDNLGENYIGSTDFKAALSAGSTLKSAKLTDIHMASADGSYAFNGKSLTSGTPQGTYCGSDSWDITDDFKSTDTNTLTYDRNAGFYKNALSILTAEYTDSQGLAPIANFTADKTSGMKPLTVAFMDQSTGEPTSWTWDFGDGAKATEQNPSYTYDSVGNYNVTLTVTNEAGSNSTVKTDYITVSSAETNDLTISGIINTVPGSAVFAREANTIVTNVKNTGPVTLNNISVALYASDVSSSVPVNTTTIASMSSGGTETATIIDPTVRNLEGSTVTYTAVVDPDNLISETNETNNNKSSLAKSVKYNGYKGKRYWKGGSDITTKETYDLQGNLLYSTQPDTFYKAIGWTGRTETWTASDLPLPSGSTVEKVWLYLAYNWDTTSGGVPSWNASFNGKQLTGGTPYTDKSNFGGYAEYKYGLYAFDVTSQFNSAGNSLVMAPNAGNSNALYPSTLVVIYRNPNETRKQIFINEECDELGVSASGYGTTSEEATAYAPFTGMSVDVSKVRNATLYSFAGSAGPDEGNLLFNGNTVTTLAWQGSSNSASPLVFNVKNYINETGNEAGIQGTTNGGMDALQQILVVEYQKEQEAAPVANFTTNVTTGTAPLEVQFTDASTGTVSSYSWDFDNDGNVDSTEQNPIYTYAAAGTYTVNLTVSNEDGSDSEVKTGYIKVSSPSSAKPVAAFSASPTSGKTPLKVKFTDTSTGSPTSWFWNFGDGSSSFAQNPTHKYSKAGEYTVNLTVKNAKGKNTVTKTEYIKVITKPVANFSATPTSGKTPLNVAFTDTSTGIPAKWRWDFGDGSKSFHQNPIHKYSKAGIYTVNLTVKNAKGKNTVTKTEYIIVITKPVANFTSSVTSGKAPLKVKFTDTSTGTPAKWIWDFGDGSDSFHQNPIHKYSKAGTYTVNLTVKNAKGSNTVTKTEYIKVTA